The sequence below is a genomic window from Lolium perenne isolate Kyuss_39 chromosome 4, Kyuss_2.0, whole genome shotgun sequence.
ggccataaggcatatatgagaaccgtgagataaagatgaggatttACTTGAGgcacctttcaagatcttgtctttaccaatagaatctttggtttactctacattgttagtcacacaacaactagaggaaatcgaagaatttttatcatggccacaagacaaagtaagcatatcatcatgagatttatgcaagcaacttacacatggtatgcaaggactatcaacacaagcatgtagatgatttatagtgctatatgtgtttatgtccatagatgaagcattgcaatgagatacatatgaagaatcatcaatagtaatctcaatatcaacattgtaattttcatcaccactcaccatatcattaccttgtgtattGCACACATTggagaagtggatgaagatgagaactcatcacggccggaagtggaagcaatgcaatcatccttaataatattggacacatcatatttatcttgaatctttgtccataactcatgagctcTCCAAAAAGGCAggtatggaaaaagacctacatctcgcaaagcattcataagaacattagaagcttgagaattgagatataattttttctcatcctctaaatatatattttgtgaatccataggaggagaaaaacctatatctacaattttctccatacgagggtcaatgtcccgaaaatgactaagcatgcaaattttccaaacatcataatttgtgtcatctaatataagagtgttatcatgcactaatcctctagccaacatctttactctcaaggcggtgaagcctcaaatgagagaccttgctctgataccaattgaaaggacacggatctcgcctagagggggggtgaataggcggtttaaaacttttacgagatgggcttaacaagtgcggaataaaactagcgtttactttgtcaagtccaaagcctatatactatggttcacctatgtgcacaaacaacttattctaagcaatacaagcaactatgtgatagcaagatatataacttcaagaacgatggctatcacaaagtaaagtgcataagtaaagcgctcgggtatagagataaccgaggcacgcgggagacaatgatttatcccgaatttcacactcttgtgagtgctaatctccggtggagaggtgtggtagcttagtgctcccgaacgccacaagaggctcactaccttgaggtgtggttgctcgatgcacaccaacgccacaaaggcctcaccccaagatgcggtactcacaccacacaccgaacgccacgaaggcgcctcacctaaatatcTGGTGACCCTCACCacgaaggcctaggtcacggttccactaagggatttccttcgaggcggaaaccgggccttacacaaagattggggcacacatccacaactcaattggaggctcccaacaaatcgccacaaaggcctagaatccgtctagggttccaagaacccaagagtaacaactttcttgctttcacctccacgaatcacgatggagaactcaaaccgatgcaccaaatgcaatggaaaGAACACCACAAAAATGCTCAtacccttctctctcaaattccaactaagctacaaaagctattgggggaataagagaggaagaacaaaggaattcacaaagaacaccaagatcaagatctagagagttccactcacaaagagatggatttgattggtagaattgtagatctagatctcctattccttttccctcaaaaggattcaagaatcattggggagtagagggatgtggcaagctctcaaggtcaataatggtggagagccaaaggaggaagaagaagtggggagaaaaaggaggaagaaggccttaaataggggtctcagatttctgcccgttagggccaaaatcgcgacaggccggcagtgccgaccttgtgccaccggcagtgccggggtgctcccggcggcagttccggcggcagttccggcccccCTTGTTGTTACCCAAGcacccgatacgaaaaccttaagaatttttgcatccggactccgattttgatgatcttgggctcgtttcgaagctagcaacaagctctacaagataatgcagggaaccatcatagtacaGTAAGGTACgatagaaataaatgatgaaaggtttgacctatctaaaaaaggcataccggtaaaacctccaacctcgaaaatgcaacaagttgagttaggaaactcggatttaggtgaaaccaattttgttgtaaaggggatgacaagagctaccccacaaagagtgaaaagcttaagaacaagtgggtaggtttttctatgtattttagagtaaaaactctcaatacgagaaaccgagaaaaactccaatatcgaaaacgcaacaagtgattcatgcggaatccgttttcgatgaactagagcttgctatggaagtaagagcaagctctaaaacaccacatggataagatacaaataacaaccaagaaagaggatgcaaggatgaaaaggTTTGAGCTCCCTCTGAACGATACGATAGAGTTACTCACTCGAAAGCCctgttgatagtacggcaactaaactataaaccgatctccaactacaccatgagaccggagagaaaaaaccctatcaagagcaaaccttaaccttgcatgTTCCACTTAAGCtcaatgatgatgatcttgaacgcaacaagatggaacgcctttcttgattgtgcttgcttgacgaagtcttgtggattgctcccccataatccaccatgggagagcttcttcttcggtgcaacttcacatatccatgatcaccatatggatagcaagcttcaagcatatgatctctttgagttggctcctcttgaacttgcacttcatttcttcattcttcatcatgttgatgtcttgaagtaaattgagggctcacttcatcttcatcttcaagacatatttgacacttgatatcattcaccaatttcttcttattgcaaccttgaagccaacatatggttcaagcattgcctatggacaactcctacaaatataactcaatgcaaacattagtccatagggattttcattaattaccaaaaccacatatgggggctccatgcactttcagcagGAAGTCCTAAATATTTATCAGAAATTGCCTCTGTCATAATGTTTAACACATAGCAGATTTCAGCTCTCATATTAGGGTCCACATTTGGAttgaaaaatatgatgcatttggCTTCACTCACTAATTTCCCCGGGCTTGCACAATATTTGTCAAGAACCTGTATCAATGAGGTTGCATTAGTCATGTCAGATTTCATAAGGATAAGGAACCATCAACAAAGAGTAAATGCTACCCTGATGGAGCATTTATGCAAACCCTGACATCTTCTATGCCACAAACCTCCTCTCTATGAGCCAGAAGATTTGAAGGCCCTTCTGCAGAAAGTAAGAACAAGTAGGGTGAAAGGGGATCACCCTGTCTTAGACCCCTGCTTGGCACAAATTCCTCTGTCTCTTGATTATTGAATCTGAATATGTGATAGACTGAACACACGCCATAAGGAGTGAAACAAACTCTTCATGGAGATAGACtgatcatcatcttctccaaaaacACCCATTCAACATGGTCATAAGCCTTATGCATGTCAAGTTTTACTGCACAGTAACCCCATTTACCTTTCTTCTTattcttgattctgtgtagactcTCATATGCCAACAGAACATTGTCAGTAATTAGCAACGGAAAAAATAGTGCGCTATTTCGGCGCTATAGAGGCGCTCTAGTGTATTTGGAGAGTGAACGACATTTGGCTCGCTATGGCGCTAATCACGTTATTAGTGGCGCTATGCACGCTATTTTTCGTAGCATTATAGCGGCGCTATTTTTATAGCATTGTAGTGGTGCTATTTTTTACAGGGAAATTGAGCAGCTGACTAGCTATTTTAGATCTTTTGGCCCACGAGATTCTGAAATCAACATTCTAACCGTAGCCATTCAACCCGTTGGAAATCCCAGAAGCACATCGACAATTCTCACTCCTCCTCACACAATGGGTAcatgttgaagaagaagaagaatcaaCATCACAACGAATAAAAGCTGCTGATGCAATCTGCCTAAGAAGAAGAAGTTGCTTATGGTTTTTCATTGTGATGAGCTACAATATGTGGTTCTTCTTCTAAATTAGATGATGACCGCATGCATTATCCATCTATTTCATCTCATTTTATTAATTACCACTCCTGCTATCTTGTTGGCTCTTTAATTGTTTGCATGTTGGCAGGTTCATTAGTTATCTACTTGTTGGGCTGATAAATCTTCATCTTTCAGTGCCATCAGGATTTTGTCAATTTGATTTGTTGATCGTTGCGATGTGGATAATTTTTGAGCTTCTGAAATCCTTAGTATGCATACTATATTTGTTATTTTTTAACTTTTTGTGAAACGATATTTTGTAAAATAGCATGCTATTAGCGGGAAATGCACTTTGGttcataggagcatttgctctcattatgtgaatccacattttgaAGTATCAAAAAATTCTATactaaatttttacatgtacatctaaacattttatgttggtacacaaattttcaaaaaaaagaaaaaaattcttgtggctcctgtaaaaaagacaaattttgatgttgtaacacGACTACATACAAcacatttttttgtcttttgtACACActacacaaaatgttgtttttctacgaaaacttgtgtacgaacatagaatgtcatgatgtacaccaaaaaaattatgccaattttttttaacatttttaaaattaatttttaattattttatataatgAAAGCATTTGCTCATATGAGCCAAAAAGCCACCTCCGCTATTAGCACGTTATAATCTTCATAGCATATTTTGGAAGGCCACGCTATTTTATTTAGCAcactatttttttccttggtaATTAGAGTGTGTTTGGTTGAGCTGTGGATTCTGAAAAGCTGATGTGAACTATGAACTGTGAAAAAGCTGCTGTGAATTGTGAACTATCTGGAAGTTGTTTAGTTGTAGCAACTGTGAACTGTGGGTTTGATTGGAAATATATGTAATGCCCCGGAGTGCCAGAGCGACTGTTTATATACGAATTGGTCGGCAAACAACGATATGTGCACTAATTGATATGTAAATCGCCATTCTGGAAGAATATTTGCATTTTTTTCATAATGATCCATACTTATAGATAATACAAATAGAAACTAATGTCCTCAGATAGTTACAAAAGACAATGGCAACAAAGGTAATGAAAAAATCATGCTCAGATCTTTGTTATTGTACCAACAGCACGAACATGGCAACAAATGGTTCACATAAGTCACAAGTGGTTCACATAACAAGACATAAATGGTTCACACGAGACACgacacaaatggttcacacaacAAGACAAAAATGGTTAACACAAGACAAGCAAATAGATATATATGTCTGACACGATAACTAAAATATTTTACACACGCTTCATCTCTTTTTCATGCTCTCTCTGTAGCAAATCAAATCGTCCTTCTTTTGTTTGAAGCAAGCTGGAGATCTCTCTAAAGTCAGGCTTCACGATCATCATAGTGGTTGTATGCATCAAAGCGGTTCCTTCTTGCACCCCACAATCTTCCGCCATCTGCATAACATCTGCAATGGAAGGTACATGGTTTGTTGGAGGAGCTGATGATGCTACAAAACTTGAGGAGATCTTTTCAGCTGCAATTCCTATCTTTTCACATGTGCCTGCATATGTTCGAAAGTAGGAGCTCTTCTCATCTTTCTCTTTATTAGCATTAGAGGATTTCTTGCGATTCTTGTTAGCTTTCTCTTCATTGTCATTAGCTaactccttgcgcttcttgtttgCTTTTGCTTTCTTCAaggaagccaattttatttcagcaCTCTCATCAGTTGTATCTACCACTgccacatcatcatcatcactacaTTCATCACTAGATATATCTCCAGGACAGCTTGCACTAGCCCCTGTTACATGTGCCTTCTGGAACAACATATCCATATCATCCAAATGCTTCGGTCCACGTTTCCTGTACCTCAAATGGTTGCATTTTATACCTTTCTCGGGACTATTGCATCTCTGAAAATTAATGTAAATAAGTTAGCTAATGCAAATATAGTTATACATAGGTTCTACAAATAAAATGGTACTCTCTTACGTGAAGATGTTCATCCCACCATTCTTTGGAAGCATCAACAGTTTGCTTTGCATCATCCCATCCAAGTCCAGTAGCAGCAATTTTCAACTCCATGAACCATGTGTACTCTTTTTTCATATTGTCCCATTTATTCTTCAGTTGAGTTCTTGTTAGCTTCTTTCCGGTTCTTGCTTCGAACTTCTCTACAAGATTTTTCCAACCAATCGGATTGAGAAAGCCCAGTGGCCTGTTTCCATTACTAATCTCTTCTTTGCAAATACCAATAAAGTGTACCAAATGTGCATCATCCCACACTGCTTTCTCGGCCTTTTCGGACATATTTTCGCTGAAATAAATATCAGTACAAGCCAACAATGTAAAACATACGGTTCTTGTAGTAATTTTATACATATTTACATCACACGTTCTTCTAATAATTGTATACATGTTTATAGCACACGTTCTTGTAAAAATAAATATCAGCACAAGCAGTAGAAAATTAGACAGAATCATGACAAAAGGAAAGGAGGTTTGAACATATATTTGCTTGTTCTAAATTTTATACAGTTTCAGCACACGTTGCTGATTGATGCAATTTTAATTAGGTGAACTCAGATCTGCGGGATCCTACGATGTGCCTAGCAAGCGGCATGGATGAGATGGAACTGCGGTGAGTTGATTGGGCATCTATTCAAGTCTCTGCGGTGAGTTTCAGATTTCATTGACTAGAGCACACATTCTTGTACTAATTTATACGCATCAGACCATGAGAGCGGGAGAGACTGGAGATGAGAAAGAGGACCACGTACCTCCAGCGGCGGGCAGCGATGTGTCAGGCAGGACGTCGAGGTCACAGACGGTGTTGGCCTCGGGAGTGAGACGGACGGGTCAGGATCGGGGTCAGCTCGGGTACTTTGAGGTCGGGAGACGGGAGGCGCGAATGGGAAAGGCGACGGGTGCGGATGGAGCAGAGACTCGCCGCCGGCGGGCCTGCAGATGGGCGGCGCAGGGGCGGCGCAACCCTAGCGCTACCCGCCAGAACTTGTTTCTCTCGATTTTGGACTATCGACAGGGGTGGACTTGTTTGCTTCGCTCTGTTTCGGAACGAAACGGTATGACTTACGGGTGACAGTGGGTAATTTTCGTCTAATTTTTAAAAGCCACCGCGGCAGAAGCTGGCCCGGACTCGCTGCGATCGACTGCTTAATTTGTACGTGTGGAAGAGAATCCAAAAGTTGGTTCCAAAAGCTCAACCAAACACAACCTTAGTCTATCAAGGACAAACAGACGTTGTGCCGGAGAAATAACCTCATCAAGAATATGTTTGAGGCAAAAAGCAATCATCTTTGATATTACCTTGTATAGCACATTACATAGGCTAATTAGTCGGTACTGGGAAATTTTCTCAGGGCTCAGCACTGTTGGAATAAGGACAATCATCGTATCATTCCAGTCGGGTATAACTTTTTCATTTATTGCATATAGGACTTCTTTTGTTAAAGTGGCACCCAAAAAATCCCAACATTTCTTAAACAAAACCGCATGAAGGACATCCCCTCCTGGAGCCTTCAAATCTCCAATAGAGAACATGGCCTTCTTGACTTCATCTGCACCATAAGGTCTCATGCGATGCTCATTCATGGGATCGGTGACCTTTGGTATTACCTTCTACAATACTTCTTGGTCAGGCTCATATATTTCAGTAGTAAACACACCTGCGAAGTATTGAGATATCATGGTGTTTAAATTAGAATGACCTTCCACCCAATTACCCCCATCATCATTTAGTTTGTTGATTCTATTCTTTCTCTTTCTTTCACTAGCAAAGTTATGGAAGTAAGAAGTATTTTTGTCTCCAGCTTGCAGCCAATTTAATCTACTCCTTTCAGACCAATGTATCTCCTCTTTCTCCAATAGTGACCGAGTTCCTTTGCTAGTTCTCTTTGTTGCTCAAGGATCTCATCATTGAGGGGGCCATTCACCACTCTTTCCATTTCTTTCTGATCATTTTTATATTCCTTTTTGTTTTGTGTAAAACTGATTTATCCCACTTGTGAAGAAGATCATGTACGATAGCAAGTTTTCCCGGCAAAGAACCTGTTTGAACTTGCACACCAGCCTGCTCCCAAGCCTCCTCGACCACTTGCTGAAAATGGGCCTCTTTCAGCCATTTGGCCTCAAAACAGAGCATAGCCAGCCTAGTTCTTTCATTAACCCCCTCACCGTCAAAAGTCATTAAAATTGGCCTATGATCAGACCTGTTATATTCCAAATTTTGAAGCACCGCATCACCAAACTTCACATTCCGATCATCATTAGTTAACGCTTGATCTAATCTTTCTCTGATGAGACCTCTATGCCAAGTAAATTTATTGTCGGTGTATCCAAAATCATCCAAGTTGCAGTCATTGATAGCATCCCTGAAATTTCTCATGAGGTACTCTAGCCTTGGGTTTCCCCCTCTTTCTCAAAAGGATATAATATTTCATTCATGTCTCTCATAACTAACCATGGATAATTTGCTTGGGCATGCAAGTCCCTCAGATGCTGCCATGTAATGTGCTTATGTTGCCACCTTGGTTCACCATAAAGATCAGTAAAACGCCAAACAAAATCAGAAGTGTGGTTAACATTTACATCGATAAATTCTTAATTTTAAACCTTAGAGAAATTTTAACCTACTTCTTCCACAAGAGTAACAGACCACCACTACGTCCATCACTTCGCACTACTTCGTTGAAATACATCTTCAATTTCCGATGAAGGCACTCTGCCGACCACTCATCCAAATGAGTTTCTGACAAGAACGTTATATTCGGGTCACTCTGCTCCTGGAGATTTAGCAGAGCCCGGACGGCCGCGAACCCAAAGAGGCCGCGGCCGTTATAGCCTAATATTTTCATTATGTCCGGTCGACTCCCTTATTGAGAGTCATCGATATCAGATTGTTCTTTGTAGGATTCTATTCAGTTTCATTACCCATCTTCGGGCGTTTCTGGTCCCAATTTGGAGGTGGACTTGGAGGTACATTGTTCATCGGTAGGATGGCACCACCTGTGAAAGAGCCACTATGGTCGCCACATTACCACGAGGTAGCAAAGCTATAGCGCTTCCGGAACCCTCAGGTAAAGCACCTCTCTTTCTATTTAGATCAACATCGTCCATAACCTAATCATGATTCTTTCATTCACCGTCAACCTCTTCTTCAGTTGTTGCATTAGCATTAGCAAACCGATAGTCTCCTCTGCCTCTGCCTTGGAAACCACCTCTACCAGTACCACGACCATTCCCTCTACCGCGTTCCGACTGGCCACCTGGTCGGATACTCCAGTCAGCACAAAAATATCCTTAAAACCAGAGCTTGGGCGGATGCAAGCCATCTCCATGATCCTTATATTCATGGCACATATGTCTGCATACTTGGCACCAATTAGGCAGCCTCTCATATTTTACAAAGAATAGCTCACATTTGTTAGCCCTCGCCATGGAGACCACAATCTTCAGAGGTTTTTATCACATCCAGTTTAACTCTCACCCTGTAGAAGTTCCCCTCTAAGACACTAGAGGCTCCTTCAAATGTTATAAACCTACCCACCTTGGAGGCTAAAGATTTGAGCATTGGGAAGGTCATGAATTTGTATCCAAATGTCAATATGAAATAATTCAATTGTTGATGGCTTCATGAACCCATCCCAGGGAACAATTACAACCGGGTTTCCACGAAAACTCCATGGTCCTCCTTCAATCACCCTCTCCCAGCCTCCTAGACAAGCAAACTGAAACATATGCAGATTTGGCTCTGGGGTTCTAGTTTTCACATTGTGTGCTAGATCCCAAGTTGTACGCATGTTTTTCAAGAACCAGAAAGTAGAGTACTCGCCTTCTATGCAAACCCTAGCAATGGCCAACCATCTAGTTGCTTCCACCGGCTGCTCAGGTTCTTCCTCGAAAATCATGTCATCAAGATCCTCTTCCATCAGACCCAATTGCTT
It includes:
- the LOC139830297 gene encoding uncharacterized protein, encoding MEMACIRPSSGFKDIFVLTGVSDQVASRNAVEGMVVVLVEVVSKAEAEETIGGAILPMNNVPPSPPPNWDQKRPKMGYNGRGLFGFAAVRALLNLQEQSDPNITFLSETHLDEWSAECLHRKLKIENMSEKAEKAVWDDAHLVHFIGICKEEISNGNRPLGFLNPIGWKNLVEKFEARTGKKLTRTQLKNKWDNMKKEYTWFMELKIAATGLGWDDAKQTVDASKEWWDEHLHRCNSPEKGIKCNHLRYRKRGPKHLDDMDMLFQKAHVTGASASCPGDISSDECSDDDDVAVVDTTDESAEIKLASLKKAKANKKRKELANDNEEKANKNRKKSSNANKEKDEKSSYFRTYAGTCEKIGIAAEKISSSFVASSAPPTNHVPSIADVMQMAEDCGVQEGTALMHTTTMMIVKPDFREISSLLQTKEGRFDLLQREHEKEMKRV